A genomic segment from Candidatus Dadabacteria bacterium encodes:
- a CDS encoding DEAD/DEAH box helicase family protein, producing MELKQYQSRVLDELSAFLKNLDKEREERNEILKKTPEEAREDVASSRDFVKRAWKKQRGPYYAKQDGLKNPLPDVYIKVPTGGGKTLLACHAINRIRREYLKRQTGLVVWIVPTNQIYRQTFAQLRDRSHPYRQQLEIASGGRVMIAERADVLSPTDLRDKLVILLLMLPAAAKASKDRLRMYRDSGGYEEFFPKEGDVQEHDELLKTIPNLDVFKDDAGRNLKPTMIQSSLANVFRLSRPLIIVDEGQKAYSQTARETICGFNPAFVLELSATPPKHVNIVSAVSGQDLNKEEMIKLDINLTNRNTTDYKIVLLAAKTKREELEREADIYRQNSDRYIRPIALIQVERVGKDQRKKGIIHAEDAREFLLKEGVLENQIALKTSEKDDLEDIDLLDEECPIRYIITKQALQEGWDCSFAYVLTVLSNLTASMSMTQLVGRVLRQPDAAKTGVPALDECYVFTQRRNSGEVIRNIKKELESEGLSDLTGHITDDTDGKDILPFVTTKFRDKFKKFEGRLYLPQFVVMNGNGQPHLLEYEGDILANLDWTKITFPTELKELNLSNAPNHGKASIGLPHEWVRHSDDDYANGDLTEPDSVLMTRQLVDVIPNAWDAHKMSRRIVDYFTKRDGKEKTANNLVFIIEESKKLLAVQRDAMAEKYFHSQVKKGAFELLLFTGKGEWQIPASIRTRSAARMNRDDGNPLAKTLFDYIPDEDMNEYERTVALYMDEQERLLWWYRNQTHSGYKLQGWKRNRIVPDFITASVSDDGEDEMGEVRVIETKGIHLKNEDTDYKKAVLDLCDELCRSPRGGERRKWKDLKEEFADHQFKFDLVFEDEWESVLNGIFMGPAN from the coding sequence ATGGAACTTAAACAATATCAAAGCCGTGTCCTTGATGAACTCAGCGCCTTTCTGAAAAATCTGGACAAAGAGCGCGAAGAACGCAATGAGATTTTGAAAAAGACACCGGAAGAAGCGCGAGAAGATGTCGCTTCAAGCAGAGATTTTGTTAAAAGAGCGTGGAAAAAACAGAGAGGGCCATATTACGCAAAGCAGGACGGGCTGAAAAACCCATTACCCGATGTCTATATTAAAGTTCCGACAGGCGGTGGTAAAACCCTGCTTGCCTGCCACGCGATTAACCGCATTCGCCGAGAATACCTAAAACGGCAAACCGGACTTGTTGTGTGGATTGTGCCGACCAATCAGATATACCGTCAGACATTCGCCCAACTGCGCGACCGCTCGCACCCCTACAGGCAACAGCTGGAAATCGCCTCAGGCGGAAGGGTAATGATAGCGGAACGTGCAGATGTCCTTTCCCCCACAGACTTGCGAGACAAACTTGTTATCCTCTTGCTGATGTTGCCTGCGGCGGCAAAAGCAAGCAAAGACAGATTGCGCATGTATAGGGACTCCGGCGGTTATGAGGAGTTTTTCCCCAAAGAGGGAGATGTGCAAGAACATGATGAACTTTTGAAAACAATACCCAATTTGGATGTTTTCAAAGATGATGCCGGACGTAACCTTAAACCGACAATGATTCAATCATCACTGGCAAATGTCTTTCGCCTTTCCCGTCCGCTTATAATAGTGGACGAGGGGCAAAAAGCATACAGCCAGACGGCACGGGAAACCATTTGCGGATTTAACCCCGCTTTTGTGCTGGAACTGTCGGCAACCCCGCCCAAACATGTGAACATAGTTTCCGCCGTATCCGGGCAGGATTTGAATAAGGAGGAAATGATTAAACTGGATATTAACCTGACCAACAGAAACACCACTGATTACAAAATTGTATTGCTTGCGGCAAAAACCAAACGAGAGGAACTGGAACGGGAGGCGGACATCTACCGCCAGAACAGCGACCGCTATATCCGCCCGATTGCCCTGATTCAAGTGGAGCGTGTCGGAAAAGACCAGAGAAAAAAGGGGATTATTCACGCCGAGGATGCCCGTGAATTTCTGCTTAAAGAGGGTGTTCTGGAAAATCAGATTGCTTTGAAAACCAGCGAAAAAGACGATTTGGAAGACATTGACCTGCTTGATGAGGAATGCCCCATTCGCTACATAATCACAAAACAGGCGCTACAGGAAGGGTGGGATTGCTCTTTCGCTTATGTTTTGACCGTGCTTTCCAATCTTACCGCCTCAATGTCTATGACCCAACTTGTGGGGCGTGTGTTGAGGCAGCCCGATGCCGCAAAAACCGGCGTTCCGGCTTTGGATGAGTGTTATGTTTTCACACAACGGCGCAACAGCGGCGAAGTTATCCGCAACATCAAAAAGGAACTTGAAAGCGAAGGTCTCAGTGATTTAACCGGACACATAACGGATGACACGGACGGCAAGGATATACTGCCTTTCGTTACGACAAAATTCAGAGACAAGTTTAAGAAGTTTGAGGGGCGTCTTTATCTGCCGCAGTTTGTGGTTATGAACGGAAACGGACAACCGCATTTATTGGAGTATGAGGGTGATATTCTTGCCAATCTGGACTGGACCAAAATAACATTCCCTACGGAGTTGAAAGAACTAAATCTGAGTAACGCTCCCAATCACGGAAAGGCTTCAATCGGGCTTCCCCATGAATGGGTGAGACATTCCGATGATGACTATGCCAACGGCGACCTGACTGAACCCGACTCGGTTTTAATGACAAGGCAACTGGTGGATGTTATCCCCAATGCGTGGGATGCCCACAAGATGAGCCGCCGGATTGTGGATTACTTCACAAAACGGGACGGCAAAGAGAAAACCGCCAACAATCTTGTTTTCATCATTGAGGAAAGCAAGAAACTGCTTGCCGTGCAACGGGATGCAATGGCGGAAAAATACTTTCACTCTCAAGTGAAAAAGGGGGCGTTTGAACTGTTGCTTTTCACGGGAAAAGGCGAGTGGCAGATTCCCGCCTCAATAAGAACCAGAAGCGCCGCGAGAATGAACCGCGATGACGGAAACCCACTTGCGAAAACCCTGTTTGACTACATACCGGATGAAGATATGAACGAGTATGAAAGAACGGTCGCCCTGTATATGGATGAGCAGGAGCGGCTTTTGTGGTGGTATCGCAACCAGACCCACAGCGGCTACAAACTGCAAGGGTGGAAACGAAACAGAATTGTGCCTGATTTCATTACGGCCTCCGTGTCGGATGACGGAGAGGATGAAATGGGTGAAGTCCGCGTGATTGAGACCAAAGGGATACACTTGAAGAATGAGGACACGGACTATAAGAAAGCGGTGCTTGATTTGTGTGATGAACTTTGCCGGTCTCCGAGGGGCGGAGAAAGACGCAAATGGAAAGACTTGAAAGAGGAGTTTGCCGACCACCAATTCAAGTTTGATCTTGTTTTTGAAGATGAATGGGAAAGTGTTTTGAACGGGATTTTTATGGGTCCCGCTAATTAG